One genomic segment of Streptomyces sp. TLI_146 includes these proteins:
- a CDS encoding aminoglycoside phosphotransferase family protein: MRRSLIATLATAARTAAHRTASRHPCGACAAADREPGDPGTEVLADRPDGTVVRHGPVVAKAHAPDTDRAALDVRLAVAAHPFLHGVLLAPLQGTRASVPTDPVPPRGAGNRAPGPHRPVDEHAALPSRSLTLWPHGTPVDPTDPDSAPWAEAGRLLAALHRVPIDALPGPLPAMRGPVKAARAVARMRNADVRGSTADAVLRAWSQLPAWARAETPYPGPATAPHPRPAEGPHPGPAASTARLCHGDLHLGQLVRDARTGDWLLIDVDDLGLGEPAWDLARPAAWYAAGLLDPDDWARFLAAYREAGGPAVPPEGDPWPQLDVPARALTVQTAALALAKCADERRAPDEAELAMIGSCTRIAALPPEFP; encoded by the coding sequence ATGCGCCGCTCCCTCATCGCCACCCTGGCCACGGCCGCCCGCACGGCGGCCCACCGCACCGCATCCCGTCACCCGTGCGGCGCGTGCGCGGCGGCCGATCGCGAACCGGGGGACCCCGGTACCGAAGTCCTCGCCGACCGGCCGGACGGGACCGTCGTGCGGCACGGCCCCGTGGTGGCCAAGGCGCATGCCCCTGACACGGACCGGGCCGCGCTGGACGTCCGCCTGGCGGTAGCCGCACACCCCTTCCTGCACGGCGTGCTGCTGGCCCCCCTCCAGGGCACCCGGGCCTCGGTCCCGACCGACCCCGTCCCCCCAAGGGGCGCGGGGAACCGCGCGCCCGGCCCCCACCGGCCCGTAGACGAACACGCAGCCCTACCGAGCCGCTCCCTCACCCTCTGGCCCCACGGCACCCCCGTGGACCCCACGGACCCCGACAGCGCCCCCTGGGCGGAGGCCGGGCGACTGCTGGCGGCCCTGCACCGGGTCCCGATCGACGCCCTGCCAGGGCCACTGCCCGCCATGCGGGGCCCCGTCAAGGCCGCCAGGGCCGTGGCGCGGATGCGGAACGCCGATGTCCGGGGGTCGACGGCCGACGCCGTACTGCGAGCCTGGTCCCAACTCCCCGCATGGGCCCGGGCCGAGACCCCCTACCCCGGCCCGGCCACTGCCCCGCACCCCCGCCCGGCCGAGGGCCCGCACCCCGGCCCGGCCGCGAGCACCGCCCGGCTCTGCCACGGCGACCTCCACCTCGGCCAGCTCGTCCGGGACGCCCGCACCGGCGACTGGCTCCTGATCGACGTGGACGACCTGGGACTGGGCGAGCCCGCCTGGGACTTGGCGCGCCCGGCCGCCTGGTACGCGGCGGGCCTGCTCGACCCCGACGACTGGGCCCGGTTCCTCGCCGCGTACCGGGAAGCGGGCGGTCCCGCCGTCCCGCCGGAGGGCGATCCCTGGCCCCAACTCGACGTGCCCGCCCGGGCCCTGACCGTACAGACGGCGGCCCTGGCCCTCGCCAAATGCGCCGACGAGCGCCGCGCGCCGGACGAGGCGGAGCTGGCCATGATCGGGAGCTGTACCCGAATCGCAGCACTCCCGCCCGAGTTCCCGTGA
- a CDS encoding RNA methyltransferase: MADLITIDDPDDPRLRDYTGLTDVELRRKREPAEGLFIAEGEKVIRRAKDAGYEMRSMLLSAKWVDVMRDVIDELPAPVYAVSPDLAERVTGYHVHRGALASMQRKPLPTAEEILATSRRVAVMEAVNDHTNIGAIFRSAAALGMDAVLLSPDCADPLYRRSVKVSMGAVFSVPYARLESWPKSLATVREAGFRLLALTPDEKASAIDEAAPHRLDKVALMLGAEGDGLSTQALVAADEWVRIPMAHGVDSLNVGAAAAVAFYAVATGRPA, translated from the coding sequence GTGGCTGATCTCATCACCATCGACGACCCCGACGACCCGCGCCTGCGCGACTACACGGGCCTGACCGACGTCGAACTGCGCCGCAAGCGCGAGCCCGCCGAGGGCCTGTTCATCGCCGAGGGCGAGAAGGTCATCAGACGCGCCAAGGACGCCGGTTACGAGATGCGGTCCATGCTGCTCTCCGCCAAGTGGGTCGACGTCATGCGCGACGTCATCGACGAGCTCCCGGCGCCGGTCTACGCGGTCAGCCCCGACCTCGCCGAGCGCGTCACCGGCTACCACGTGCACCGCGGCGCCCTCGCCTCGATGCAGCGCAAGCCGCTGCCGACGGCCGAGGAGATCCTCGCGACCAGCCGCCGGGTCGCCGTGATGGAAGCGGTCAACGACCACACCAACATCGGCGCGATCTTCCGCAGCGCCGCCGCCCTCGGCATGGACGCGGTGCTGCTCTCGCCGGACTGCGCCGACCCGCTCTACCGCCGCTCGGTGAAGGTCTCCATGGGCGCGGTCTTCTCCGTCCCGTACGCGCGCCTGGAGTCCTGGCCCAAGAGCCTGGCGACCGTGCGCGAGGCGGGCTTCCGGCTGCTCGCCCTCACCCCGGACGAGAAGGCCTCCGCCATCGACGAGGCGGCGCCGCACCGGCTGGACAAGGTGGCCCTGATGCTGGGCGCGGAGGGCGACGGGCTCTCCACCCAGGCCCTGGTCGCGGCCGACGAGTGGGTCCGCATCCCGATGGCCCACGGCGTCGACTCGCTCAACGTGGGCGCGGCGGCGGCGGTCGCCTTCTACGCGGTGGCGACGGGCCGCCCCGCGTAG
- the cobA gene encoding uroporphyrinogen-III C-methyltransferase yields MAEHPAYPVGLRLTGRRVVVIGGGQVAQRRLPALIAAGADIVLVSPSATPSVEAMADTGEITWHRRVYEDGDLADAWYALIASSDTAANERASAEAERHRVWCVRSDDASRATAWTPATGRSEGVTVAVLTGGAPDPRRTAAVRDAVVEGLRDGTLVAPHHRTRTPGVALVGGGPGDPDLITVRGRRLLAEADVVIADRLGPRDLLDELPPHVEVIDAAKIPYGRFMAQEAINNALIEHAKAGKAVVRLKGGDPYVFGRGMEELQALADAGIPCTVVPGISSSISVPGAAGIPVTHRGVAHEFTVVSGHVAPDDARSLVDWEALARLTGTLVILMGVDKIGAIARTLIAHGKNPDTPVALVQEGTTAAQRRVDATLATVGETVTTQDVRPPAVIVIGDVVAVGPALPTT; encoded by the coding sequence ATGGCAGAACACCCCGCGTACCCCGTAGGCCTGCGCCTGACCGGCCGCCGCGTAGTCGTCATCGGCGGCGGCCAGGTCGCCCAGCGCCGCCTGCCGGCCCTGATAGCGGCCGGCGCCGACATCGTCCTGGTCTCCCCGTCCGCCACCCCCTCCGTGGAGGCGATGGCGGACACCGGCGAGATCACCTGGCACCGCCGCGTGTACGAGGACGGCGACCTCGCCGACGCCTGGTACGCCCTGATCGCCAGCAGCGACACGGCCGCCAACGAGCGGGCGTCCGCCGAGGCCGAGCGCCACCGCGTCTGGTGCGTACGCTCCGACGACGCGTCCCGGGCCACCGCCTGGACCCCGGCCACCGGCCGCAGCGAGGGCGTCACGGTCGCCGTGCTCACCGGTGGCGCCCCCGACCCCCGCCGCACCGCCGCCGTCCGCGACGCGGTGGTGGAGGGCCTGCGCGACGGCACCCTGGTCGCCCCGCACCACCGCACCCGCACTCCCGGCGTCGCCCTCGTGGGCGGCGGCCCCGGCGACCCGGACCTGATCACCGTGCGCGGCCGCCGCCTCCTCGCCGAGGCCGACGTGGTCATCGCCGACCGGCTCGGCCCGCGCGACCTGCTCGACGAACTCCCGCCGCACGTCGAGGTGATCGACGCGGCGAAGATCCCGTACGGCCGGTTCATGGCCCAGGAGGCCATCAACAACGCGCTGATCGAGCACGCCAAGGCGGGCAAGGCGGTCGTCCGGCTCAAGGGCGGCGACCCGTACGTCTTCGGCCGCGGCATGGAGGAGCTCCAGGCGCTCGCCGACGCGGGCATCCCGTGCACGGTCGTCCCGGGCATCTCCAGCTCCATCTCGGTGCCGGGCGCGGCCGGCATCCCGGTCACCCACCGGGGCGTGGCGCATGAGTTCACCGTGGTCAGCGGCCATGTGGCGCCCGACGACGCGCGCTCGCTCGTCGACTGGGAAGCGCTCGCCCGGCTCACCGGCACGCTGGTGATCCTGATGGGCGTCGACAAGATCGGCGCGATCGCCCGGACGCTGATCGCCCACGGCAAGAACCCCGACACCCCCGTGGCCCTAGTCCAGGAGGGCACCACCGCCGCCCAGCGCCGGGTCGACGCGACCCTCGCCACGGTGGGGGAGACTGTGACCACGCAGGACGTACGGCCGCCGGCGGTCATCGTGATCGGTGACGTGGTCGCCGTGGGTCCCGCGCTCCCGACGACGTAA
- the cbiE gene encoding precorrin-6y C5,15-methyltransferase (decarboxylating) subunit CbiE → MADRVTVIGWDGSPLTPAARSALSAATLVAGAAHHLALPEVPARAERIRLGSVDLAARRIAGHRGSAVVLADGDPGFFGVVRTLRAPEHGLEVEVVPAVSAVAAAFARAGMPWDDAQIVVAHRRTLRRAVNVCRAHTKVAVLTSPGAGPAELALLLEGVHRTFVICEELGSEREQVTVLTSDKVADHAWRDPNLVIVIGGAGHGAVPGSGWIAGRDPGHPQQVRGWALPAREYGDGLGPGESAGLRAAQLARLGPRTGDLVWDIGCGSGALAVEAARFGAAVIAVDADPDACARTEAAARRFGVQIQVRAGRAPHVLESLPEPDVVRVGGGGAEVVSACADRRPERIVAHAATRDGAEAIGAALEAGGYDVECALLQSVELDTSAWSERERSVAFLLSGRRRERSP, encoded by the coding sequence ATGGCCGACCGCGTCACGGTGATCGGCTGGGACGGCTCGCCGCTCACCCCGGCGGCCAGGTCCGCGCTGTCCGCCGCCACCCTGGTGGCCGGCGCCGCCCACCACCTGGCGCTGCCCGAGGTGCCCGCGCGCGCCGAGCGGATCCGCCTGGGCAGCGTCGACCTCGCCGCCCGCCGTATCGCCGGACACCGCGGCAGCGCGGTCGTGCTCGCCGACGGGGACCCCGGGTTCTTCGGCGTCGTCCGCACCCTGCGCGCCCCCGAGCACGGCCTGGAAGTCGAAGTGGTGCCCGCGGTCTCGGCCGTGGCCGCCGCCTTCGCCCGGGCCGGGATGCCCTGGGACGACGCCCAGATCGTCGTCGCCCACCGCCGCACCCTGCGCCGGGCCGTCAACGTGTGCCGGGCGCACACCAAGGTCGCCGTCCTCACCTCGCCGGGCGCCGGGCCCGCCGAGCTGGCCCTGCTCCTCGAAGGCGTCCACCGCACCTTCGTCATCTGCGAGGAGCTCGGCAGCGAGCGCGAACAGGTCACCGTCCTCACCTCCGACAAGGTCGCCGACCACGCCTGGCGCGACCCCAACCTGGTCATCGTGATCGGCGGCGCCGGACACGGCGCCGTACCGGGATCCGGCTGGATCGCCGGACGCGACCCGGGCCACCCGCAGCAGGTGCGCGGCTGGGCGCTGCCCGCGCGGGAGTACGGGGACGGCCTCGGCCCGGGTGAGTCCGCCGGGCTGCGCGCCGCCCAGCTGGCCCGGCTCGGCCCGCGCACCGGCGACCTGGTCTGGGACATCGGCTGCGGCAGCGGCGCGCTGGCCGTCGAGGCCGCCCGGTTCGGGGCCGCCGTCATCGCCGTCGACGCGGACCCGGACGCCTGCGCCCGCACCGAGGCCGCCGCCCGCCGCTTCGGCGTCCAGATCCAGGTGCGGGCGGGCCGCGCCCCGCACGTACTGGAGTCGCTGCCCGAGCCCGACGTCGTCCGCGTCGGCGGCGGGGGAGCGGAGGTCGTCTCCGCCTGCGCCGACCGCCGCCCGGAGCGGATCGTCGCGCACGCCGCCACCCGCGACGGGGCCGAGGCGATCGGAGCCGCCCTCGAAGCCGGCGGGTACGACGTGGAGTGCGCCCTCCTCCAGTCCGTCGAACTGGACACGAGCGCCTGGTCGGAACGCGAACGCTCGGTCGCATTCCTGCTCTCCGGAAGGCGCCGGGAAAGGTCCCCGTGA
- a CDS encoding zf-TFIIB domain-containing protein, which yields MQCPKCHAPMHTYNRNGVQIEQCSGCRGIFLDYGELESLTRLESQWVQQAPPAPQAYPAPPAPQGYPAQAPHAPAWGAPQHGGHGGGHYGGHKRHKGFGHMLFSS from the coding sequence ATGCAGTGTCCCAAGTGCCACGCACCGATGCACACGTACAACCGCAACGGTGTCCAGATCGAGCAGTGCAGCGGCTGCCGGGGGATCTTCCTCGACTACGGGGAGCTGGAGTCGCTGACCCGGCTGGAGTCGCAGTGGGTGCAGCAGGCCCCGCCCGCTCCGCAGGCCTATCCCGCGCCCCCGGCCCCGCAGGGCTACCCGGCCCAGGCCCCGCACGCCCCGGCCTGGGGCGCCCCGCAGCACGGCGGCCACGGCGGTGGTCACTACGGCGGCCACAAGCGCCACAAGGGCTTCGGCCACATGCTCTTCTCGTCCTGA
- the cobT gene encoding nicotinate-nucleotide--dimethylbenzimidazole phosphoribosyltransferase, which yields MTDTGQVPGEGLPEDAGMVEQPGVPAPGAYTFLDPSDGSALGADDDDLLLMPGAQGAWIDPQSAPAPLAAPMPAPAHAAPAPEQPAEPGAHEAGGRDSGSVDLGAVRTAPATPQPARRPLHMGPPVPDAAGGVVRSLADRGPAAGAPANPAPVRTPGPPTTGPEYLDVPREEAAAPPSGPQLSELPPQGATPWEPMAPHEAVLAPAPQPAPQPAERVRQPEPVRAEAAAPQAVQPQQSLAQPEPQQSPNDLVSPAETVVPEELAPAGVPAQAVAAEQPSPVMAPVSPVSPVMPAPAVQPPAVGQFVPVEGSVPTGPHLAPSPVEPVEQVAVPVAEHAPVPEPVAAPAAEPVAGPVVAAASAEPTSQAAQPQPVQPAQPSQPEGVQAEPVAEAAVEPVAPVAVAPVAVEEAEDAVAEPVAPAPEPVAVEAAAAVAPEAAEPVAAPAPAEPVAEVQEQAQEQTHAQVQVQVEPDAAEPQPAPVPAAATPVVPVPRSEEPLPEPQPETVPAAPEAPAPLLVTDEAEPLPAEAAPEQAAPVPVIIEDDEDAAEELAAPAAETVEQPEPLPADAAPETEGADGEDAFAEPGAPAPGYADAEREAVLRVMRERRDIRNGFRGDPIPHEVLLRVLEAAHTAPSVGHSQPWDFVVIRSAETRRTMHELAQRQRDAYAKSLPKGRAKQFKELKIEAILDTPVNIVVTADPTRGGRHTLGRYTQPQMAPYSSALAVENLWLAARAEGLGVGWVSFFDEREMVRALGLPEHLEVVAYLCVGYVDEFPEEPELMQAGWSKRRPLSWVVHEETYGRRALPGEEPHDLLQETVANIRPLDAKALGEAWERQKRMTKPAGALGMLEIISAQLSGLSRKCPPPIPEPAAVAIFAGDHGVHAQGVTPWPQEVTGQMVANFLGGGAVCNAFANQVGAEVCVIDVGVAGELPATPGLLPRKVRPGTGDMTTGPAMTREEVVAAVEVGIETARDLVAAGNKALLTGEMGIANTTVSAALISLYTGVDPAEVTGRGTGINDETHARKVDVVRRALELHSPDPADPIGVLAGIGGLEHAAMVGFILGGASLRTPVILDGVSAGAAALVARAIAPEALAACIAGHRSAEPGHVAALNKLGLRPLVDLDLRLGEGTGALLALPLVQSAARAMHEVATFDSAGVTEK from the coding sequence ATGACTGACACCGGCCAGGTCCCGGGCGAGGGGCTGCCGGAGGACGCAGGCATGGTGGAGCAGCCGGGCGTCCCCGCTCCCGGCGCGTACACCTTCCTCGACCCCTCCGACGGTTCGGCGCTCGGCGCGGACGACGACGACCTCCTGCTGATGCCGGGGGCCCAGGGCGCCTGGATCGACCCGCAGTCCGCGCCCGCCCCGCTCGCGGCCCCGATGCCGGCCCCGGCGCACGCCGCCCCCGCCCCGGAGCAGCCCGCCGAGCCCGGCGCCCACGAGGCCGGCGGCCGCGACTCCGGCTCGGTGGACCTGGGCGCCGTCCGCACCGCGCCCGCGACGCCCCAGCCCGCGCGCCGCCCGCTGCACATGGGCCCGCCCGTGCCCGACGCCGCCGGCGGTGTCGTACGGTCCCTCGCCGACCGCGGCCCGGCCGCCGGCGCCCCGGCGAACCCGGCCCCGGTGCGCACCCCCGGCCCGCCGACCACCGGCCCCGAGTACCTGGACGTGCCCCGCGAGGAGGCGGCCGCGCCGCCGTCCGGCCCCCAGCTGAGCGAGCTCCCGCCGCAGGGCGCGACGCCGTGGGAGCCCATGGCGCCGCACGAGGCCGTCCTGGCCCCGGCCCCGCAGCCCGCGCCGCAGCCGGCCGAGCGGGTCCGGCAGCCCGAGCCCGTACGGGCCGAGGCCGCCGCGCCGCAGGCCGTTCAGCCCCAGCAGTCCCTGGCGCAGCCGGAGCCCCAGCAGTCACCGAACGACCTGGTCAGCCCCGCAGAAACGGTCGTCCCGGAGGAGCTCGCGCCCGCCGGGGTGCCCGCCCAGGCCGTCGCCGCCGAGCAGCCGTCGCCGGTCATGGCACCGGTGTCGCCGGTCTCGCCCGTGATGCCGGCACCGGCCGTACAGCCGCCCGCCGTCGGGCAGTTCGTGCCGGTGGAGGGCTCGGTCCCGACCGGGCCGCATCTGGCGCCGTCGCCGGTGGAGCCGGTTGAGCAGGTGGCCGTCCCCGTGGCCGAGCACGCGCCCGTACCCGAGCCCGTCGCGGCGCCCGCCGCCGAACCGGTGGCCGGGCCGGTCGTGGCCGCCGCGTCGGCGGAGCCGACGTCGCAGGCCGCTCAGCCGCAGCCGGTGCAGCCCGCCCAGCCCTCCCAGCCCGAGGGCGTGCAGGCGGAGCCGGTGGCCGAGGCGGCCGTCGAGCCCGTGGCGCCGGTCGCCGTGGCCCCCGTGGCCGTGGAAGAGGCCGAGGACGCCGTGGCCGAGCCGGTGGCGCCCGCCCCCGAGCCGGTGGCCGTCGAGGCAGCGGCCGCCGTGGCCCCGGAGGCCGCGGAGCCCGTGGCGGCCCCCGCGCCCGCCGAGCCCGTGGCCGAGGTCCAGGAGCAGGCCCAGGAGCAGACCCACGCCCAGGTCCAGGTCCAGGTCGAGCCGGACGCGGCCGAGCCGCAGCCCGCGCCCGTCCCGGCCGCCGCGACGCCGGTCGTGCCCGTACCCCGCTCGGAGGAGCCCCTCCCGGAGCCGCAGCCGGAGACGGTCCCGGCCGCCCCCGAGGCACCGGCCCCCCTGCTCGTCACGGACGAGGCCGAGCCCCTGCCCGCCGAGGCCGCGCCCGAGCAGGCCGCGCCCGTACCCGTGATCATCGAGGACGACGAGGACGCGGCCGAGGAGCTCGCCGCCCCCGCCGCGGAGACCGTCGAGCAGCCCGAGCCGCTCCCGGCCGACGCCGCCCCGGAGACCGAGGGCGCCGACGGCGAGGACGCCTTCGCCGAGCCGGGCGCCCCGGCCCCCGGCTACGCCGACGCCGAGCGCGAGGCCGTGCTGCGTGTGATGCGCGAGCGGCGCGACATCCGCAACGGCTTCCGCGGCGACCCCATCCCGCACGAGGTGCTGCTGCGCGTCCTGGAGGCCGCGCACACCGCCCCCAGCGTGGGCCACTCGCAGCCCTGGGACTTCGTGGTCATCCGGTCCGCCGAGACCCGCCGCACCATGCACGAGCTCGCCCAGCGCCAGCGCGACGCGTACGCGAAGTCGCTGCCCAAGGGCCGGGCCAAGCAGTTCAAGGAACTGAAGATCGAGGCCATCCTCGACACCCCGGTGAACATCGTGGTCACCGCCGACCCGACGCGCGGCGGCCGCCACACCCTGGGCCGCTACACCCAGCCGCAAATGGCCCCGTACTCCTCGGCGCTCGCGGTCGAGAACCTCTGGCTCGCCGCCCGCGCCGAGGGCCTCGGCGTCGGCTGGGTCTCCTTCTTCGACGAGCGCGAGATGGTCCGCGCGCTCGGTCTGCCCGAGCACCTGGAGGTCGTCGCCTACCTCTGCGTGGGGTACGTGGACGAGTTCCCGGAGGAGCCCGAGCTGATGCAGGCGGGCTGGTCCAAGCGGCGCCCGCTGTCCTGGGTGGTCCATGAGGAGACGTACGGCCGCCGTGCCCTGCCCGGCGAGGAGCCGCACGACCTGCTCCAGGAGACCGTCGCCAACATCCGCCCGCTGGACGCCAAGGCGCTCGGCGAGGCGTGGGAGCGGCAGAAGCGGATGACCAAGCCGGCCGGCGCGCTCGGCATGCTGGAGATCATCTCCGCACAGCTCAGCGGTCTGTCGCGCAAGTGCCCGCCGCCGATCCCGGAGCCCGCCGCCGTGGCGATCTTCGCGGGCGACCACGGCGTGCACGCCCAGGGCGTCACCCCCTGGCCGCAGGAGGTCACCGGCCAGATGGTGGCCAACTTCCTGGGCGGCGGCGCGGTCTGCAACGCGTTCGCCAACCAGGTCGGCGCCGAGGTCTGCGTCATCGACGTCGGCGTGGCCGGCGAACTCCCGGCCACCCCGGGCCTGCTGCCCCGCAAGGTGCGCCCCGGCACCGGCGACATGACCACCGGGCCCGCCATGACCCGCGAGGAGGTCGTCGCCGCCGTCGAGGTGGGCATCGAGACCGCCCGCGACCTGGTGGCGGCGGGCAACAAGGCGCTCCTGACGGGCGAGATGGGCATCGCCAACACCACGGTGTCGGCCGCCCTGATCTCCCTCTACACGGGCGTCGACCCGGCCGAGGTCACCGGCCGCGGCACCGGCATCAACGACGAGACGCACGCCCGCAAGGTCGACGTGGTCCGCCGCGCCCTGGAGCTGCACAGCCCGGACCCGGCCGACCCGATCGGCGTCCTCGCCGGGATCGGCGGCCTGGAGCACGCGGCGATGGTCGGCTTCATCCTCGGCGGCGCCTCGCTGCGTACGCCGGTGATCCTGGACGGTGTGAGCGCGGGCGCGGCCGCCCTGGTCGCGCGGGCCATCGCTCCGGAGGCCCTGGCGGCGTGCATCGCGGGCCACCGCAGCGCGGAGCCCGGCCATGTCGCGGCCCTGAACAAGCTGGGCCTGCGCCCGCTGGTCGACCTGGACCTGCGCCTGGGCGAGGGCACCGGCGCGCTGCTCGCCCTGCCGCTGGTGCAGAGCGCGGCGCGTGCGATGCACGAGGTCGCGACCTTCGACTCGGCCGGAGTTACCGAGAAGTAG
- a CDS encoding serine/threonine-protein kinase: MAMMRLRREDPRVVGSFRLHRRLGAGGMGVVYLGSDRRGQRVALKVIRPDLAEDQEFRSRFAREVSAARRIRGGCTARLVAADLEADRPWFATQYVPGPSLHDKVAEEGPLAAAEAAAIGAALSEGLVAVHEAGVVHRDLKPSNILLSPKGPRIIDFGIAWATGASTLTHVGTAVGSPGFLAPEQVRGAAVTPATDVFSLGATLAYAAMGDSPFGHGSSEVMLYRVVHEEPQLHGVPDALAPLVRACLAKDPEERPSTLQLSMRLKEIAAREAQGGGLDARPPAQRDRSEADRPTGRLPERTERYEHDERTQRYTDTGRGTGAGQRERAPRPAGPRTGGSRPPAPRGAARSGSRTNGTNGSRPGTRPGARTGTGRLRPANPRLLRQRLIVFFVVTLIVALGIAAAQQL; this comes from the coding sequence ATGGCGATGATGCGGCTCCGGCGCGAGGACCCGCGTGTCGTCGGCTCGTTCCGGCTCCACCGGCGCCTCGGCGCGGGTGGCATGGGTGTCGTCTACCTCGGCTCCGACCGGCGCGGCCAGCGGGTCGCGCTGAAGGTGATCCGGCCGGACCTCGCCGAGGACCAGGAGTTCCGCTCGCGCTTCGCCCGCGAGGTGTCGGCGGCCCGGCGCATCCGCGGCGGCTGCACGGCCCGGCTGGTGGCGGCCGATCTGGAGGCCGACCGCCCCTGGTTCGCGACGCAGTACGTGCCGGGCCCCTCGCTCCACGACAAGGTCGCCGAGGAGGGCCCGCTGGCCGCGGCCGAGGCCGCCGCGATCGGCGCCGCGCTCTCCGAGGGACTGGTGGCGGTCCACGAGGCCGGTGTGGTGCACCGGGACCTCAAGCCGTCCAACATCCTGCTCTCCCCCAAGGGCCCCCGGATCATCGACTTCGGCATCGCCTGGGCGACCGGCGCCTCCACGCTGACCCACGTCGGCACCGCGGTGGGCTCGCCCGGCTTCCTCGCGCCCGAGCAGGTGCGCGGCGCGGCGGTCACGCCCGCCACGGACGTCTTCTCGCTGGGCGCGACACTGGCGTACGCGGCGATGGGCGACTCGCCCTTCGGGCACGGCAGTTCGGAGGTCATGCTCTACCGCGTCGTGCACGAGGAGCCGCAGCTGCACGGGGTGCCGGACGCGCTGGCGCCGCTGGTGCGGGCCTGTCTGGCCAAGGACCCGGAGGAGCGCCCGAGCACGCTCCAGCTGTCGATGCGGCTCAAGGAGATCGCGGCGCGGGAGGCGCAGGGCGGCGGCCTCGACGCGCGCCCGCCCGCCCAGCGCGACCGCTCCGAGGCGGACCGCCCCACCGGGCGGCTCCCCGAGCGCACCGAGCGGTACGAGCACGACGAGCGCACCCAGCGCTACACGGACACCGGCCGGGGCACCGGCGCGGGCCAGCGGGAGCGGGCTCCGCGCCCGGCGGGGCCGCGCACCGGCGGCTCGCGCCCGCCCGCGCCCCGTGGCGCCGCCCGCTCCGGCAGCCGTACCAACGGCACCAACGGGAGCCGCCCCGGCACCCGTCCGGGCGCCCGCACCGGCACGGGCCGGCTGCGCCCCGCCAACCCGCGGCTGCTGCGCCAGCGGCTGATCGTGTTCTTCGTGGTGACGCTGATCGTGGCGCTGGGGATCGCGGCGGCGCAGCAGTTGTAG
- a CDS encoding GNAT family N-acetyltransferase — protein sequence MERHMTTPTPVFPDISISTDRLVLRAFDEDDIPAHIEMMNDEHVIAWTSVPHPYTARDALEFVRLHAPAERTSGRGIVFAVTEFLTQRLVGVVHLQNTNWRTLATEVGYVIAPWARGEGYATEAVLAAAQWLFRDQRFERVELRTAADNTASQQVAQKIGCISEGVLRNAWIARTQTEDGGWADIRTDLIVWSLLPEDLDGVADQLADAGYASYADWN from the coding sequence ATGGAGCGGCACATGACTACCCCGACCCCGGTGTTCCCGGACATCTCCATCAGCACCGACCGGCTGGTGCTGCGCGCCTTCGACGAGGACGACATCCCGGCGCACATCGAGATGATGAACGACGAGCACGTCATCGCCTGGACCTCCGTGCCCCACCCCTACACGGCCCGCGACGCCCTGGAGTTCGTCCGGCTGCACGCCCCCGCCGAGCGCACCTCGGGGCGCGGGATCGTCTTCGCCGTCACCGAGTTCCTCACCCAGCGCCTGGTCGGCGTCGTGCACCTGCAGAACACCAACTGGCGCACCCTGGCCACCGAGGTCGGCTACGTCATCGCCCCCTGGGCGCGCGGCGAGGGCTACGCCACCGAGGCCGTGCTCGCCGCCGCGCAGTGGCTCTTCCGGGACCAGCGCTTCGAGCGCGTCGAGCTGCGCACCGCCGCCGACAACACCGCCTCCCAGCAGGTCGCGCAGAAGATCGGCTGCATCAGCGAGGGCGTGCTGCGCAACGCCTGGATAGCGCGCACGCAGACGGAGGACGGCGGCTGGGCGGACATCCGCACCGACCTGATCGTGTGGAGCCTGCTCCCCGAGGACCTGGACGGCGTCGCCGACCAGCTCGCGGACGCCGGATACGCCTCGTACGCCGACTGGAACTGA